From Corvus moneduloides isolate bCorMon1 chromosome 2, bCorMon1.pri, whole genome shotgun sequence, one genomic window encodes:
- the RNF169 gene encoding E3 ubiquitin-protein ligase RNF169 — protein sequence MRGRRGRRGPSKCGKMAAAAAGAGGRAAVRGRRRRGRSAAEEEQDAVVLSVAECPVCRQALVEAVTPPCRHSLCLACFQRCLQGPGLCCPLCRSRLSTRARRQQAEPAATTAAGAAGGEQRPPDQDFIFRAPIKLSKTGELREEYESQLRKLREEKLQEEKTSEDLINKFILDDMDVGKRKMEEQQKKDESVVLKGNQECFPERLSDSENEEPFQGKQTHRSAFVSKTSAYSFAFLSGNLTTKVERSRSCNDTIQERSKSRQRSAPATKTKVLPITGASTPLLGVLSSTQNNRCLSAPDLTAEKRLVLNAVSSLSALHRPERSISPESNDSISEELNHFKPIVCSPCTPPKRLPDGRVLSPLIIKSTPRNLNRSLQKPTTYEASPRILKKWEQIFQERQIKKTLSKATLTSLASEPGEDTVVPDITNSSSCTKEQPQVQDDHLPPDTTGEPRAELDFFPSVSEMKLGRGSEKSRGSQALTTDDGADEPDVRSNVTALNTRVSEVPDLKVNTFMDKSCLSLGPKMLSRRLMGVSASLPDTSALGVPIKPLGKKQLKYLNNSELINVQNSTCNSVENIIGEQPPLLRRGRKRRCKTKHLEHNGSVKRLRHVAGEVGLPPEVRDVEQKLQQEEEDRRLALHLQRIFDSENRTVDRRKVRVDRYLLRSKSTLGAK from the exons ATGCGGGGTAGGCGTGGCCGCCGCGGCCCTTCAAAGTGTGggaagatggcggcggcggcggcgggcgccggcggccgggccgcggtgcgggggcggcggcggcggggccggtcCGCGGCCGAGGAGGAGCAGGACGCGGTGGTGCTGTCGGTGGCTGAGTGCCCGGTGTGCCGGCAGGCGCTGGTGGAGGCGGTGACGCCGCCCTGCCGCCACTCGCTCTGCCTCGCCTGCTTCCAGCGCTGCCTGCAGGGCCCGGGCCTCTGCTGCCCGCTGTGCCGCAGCCGCCTCTCCACACGGGCCCGGCGGCAGCAGGCCGAGCCCGCAGCCACCACGGCCGCCGGAGCAGCAGGCGGGGAGCAGCGGCCGCCGGACCAAG actTTATATTCAGAGCACCCATTAAATTAAGCAAAACAGGGGAACTCCGAGAAGAATATGAAAGCCAGCTAAGGAAG CTGAGAGAAGAGAAActacaagaagaaaagacatCTGAGGATCTGATTAACAAGTTCATTCTAGATGACATGGAtgtagggaaaagaaaaatggaggagcagcagaaaaaagatGAATCTGTAGTGCTGAAAGGGAACCAAGAGTGT TTTCCTGAGCGTCTCTCGGATTCCGAGAATGAAGAACCATTCCAGGGCAAGCAAACACATCGGTCAGCTTTTGTTTCCAAGACCAGTGCCTactcctttgctttcctttcagg GAATTTAACCACCAAGGTGGAAAGGAGTCGGAGCTGCAATGACACCATTCAGGAGAGATCCAAGAGCAGGCAGAGATCAGCCCCAGCCACCAAAACAAAG GTGCTGCCCATCACCGGCGCGTCGACGCCGCTGCTCGGGGTGCTGTCGTCCACGCAGAACAACCGCTGCCTGTCTGCCCCGGACCTGACGGCCGAGAAGCGCCTGGTCCTCAACGCCGTGTCCTCCCTGTCGGCCCTGCACAGGCCCGAGCGATCCATCAGCCCCGAGAGCAATGACAGCATCTCGGAGGAGCTCAACCACTTCAAGCCCATCGTCTGCTCCCCGTGCACTCCCCCAAAGAGGCTTCCCGATGGCAGAGTCCTGAGCCCCCTCATCATCAAATCCACCCCCAGAAACCTGAACCGCAGCCTGCAGAAGCCAACCACCTATGAGGCCAGTCCTAGAATACTGAAAAAATGGGAGCAGATATTTCAGGAGCGTCAGATCAAAAAGACTCTCTCTAAAGCGACCCTTACGTCCTTGGCTTCGGAGCCCGGGGAAGACACCGTGGTTCCTGACATCACCAACTCCAGCAGTTGCACTAAAGAGCAGCCACAAGTGCAGGATGATCACCTTCCACCTGACACTACAGGAGAGCCTCGCGCTGAGCTGGATTTCTTCCCTTCTGTCAGTGAAATGAAGCTGGGAAGAGGGAGTGAGAAGAGCAGAGGTTCACAGGCCTTAACCACAGATGACGGTGCTGATGAACCAGATGTGAGATCAAACGTAACCGCCCTAAACACACGAGTGTCTGAAGTCCCTGACCTAAAAGTGAATACATTCATGGACAAATCCTGTCTTAGTCTAGGCCCAAAAATGCTGAGCAGAAGACTCATGGGTGTCAGCGCCTCACTGCCTGACACCAGCGCGCTCGGAGTCCCCATCAAGCCGTtggggaaaaagcagctgaaataccTGAACAACAGTGAGTTGATCAACGTACAGAACAGCACTTGCAATTCTGTGGAGAACATCATCGGGGAGCAGCCCCCGCTGCTGCGGCGGGGCCGGAAGAGACgctgcaaaacaaagcacttgGAGCACAACGGCTCCGTCAAAAGACTGAGGCACGTGGCAGGGGAGGTGGGCCTGCCTCCAGAGGTTAGGGACGTGGAGCAGAAGCTCcagcaagaggaggaggacaggaggTTGGCCCTGCACCTGCAGCGGATTTTCGACAGCGAGAACAGGACAGTGGATAGGCGGAAAGTCCGCGTGGATCGGTATCTGCTGCGGTCCAAGAGCACTCTGGGTGCCAAGTAG